In one window of Flavobacterium ginsengisoli DNA:
- a CDS encoding glycoside hydrolase family 97 N-terminal domain-containing protein has translation MKNIFILFCFIIVNLSFSQKKQDFTVNSTNGKIEVKIAVNDKISWSILHENDLILAPSEMAMTLDENNVLGKNPVVLNSKKESVNTSFETPLYKKKSVKDQYNKLTINFKNDFAIEFRVFDDGAAYRFVTKKKKDITIKSEEVVLNFDKDYSTLMPYVRDLRNPKDPYISSFEAHYENKKISEFTKDTLAFLPFLIDYKNHKKAVFLEVNLEDYPGLFVTNNKNKIGFESRFSKYPLKEANGGFNNINRLITERADYLVKTKGTRIFPWRAIVISESDARISE, from the coding sequence ATGAAAAACATATTTATTCTTTTCTGTTTTATAATCGTAAACCTTTCTTTTTCACAAAAGAAACAAGATTTTACGGTGAATTCTACAAATGGAAAAATCGAAGTTAAAATTGCTGTAAATGATAAAATCTCATGGTCTATTTTGCACGAAAATGATTTGATTTTAGCGCCATCTGAAATGGCTATGACTTTGGATGAAAATAATGTTTTAGGAAAAAACCCAGTTGTTTTAAATTCGAAAAAAGAAAGCGTAAATACTTCTTTTGAAACACCTTTATACAAAAAGAAAAGCGTAAAAGATCAGTATAATAAACTAACTATCAATTTTAAAAATGATTTCGCAATTGAATTCCGTGTTTTTGATGATGGAGCTGCGTATCGATTCGTTACCAAAAAGAAAAAAGATATTACGATAAAATCAGAAGAAGTTGTTTTAAATTTTGACAAAGACTACAGCACTTTAATGCCTTATGTAAGAGATTTAAGAAATCCGAAAGATCCTTATATTTCTTCTTTTGAAGCACATTACGAAAACAAGAAAATCAGTGAATTTACAAAAGATACTTTGGCATTTTTACCTTTTTTAATTGATTACAAAAACCATAAAAAAGCCGTTTTCTTAGAAGTCAATTTAGAAGATTATCCTGGATTATTTGTTACTAATAATAAAAATAAAATAGGTTTTGAATCTCGTTTTTCTAAATATCCATTAAAAGAAGCCAATGGCGGATTCAACAATATCAACCGATTAATTACCGAAAGAGCCGATTATTTGGTGAAGACAAAAGGAACAAGAATTTTCCCATGGAGAGCAATTGTAATTTCTGAAAGTGATGCTCGCATTAGCGAATAA
- a CDS encoding AGE family epimerase/isomerase, giving the protein MSLQRKLLKSELTAELNSILKYWSKRSIDDQNGGFVGQIDFNDHIIVNAEKGSVLNARILWTFSASYTTTKNENHKKLAKRAFEFLATYFYDTKFGGLFWSINEDKTPKDTKNQIYALAFAIYGLSEYYAISKEERALELAKNLYAKIQEHSYDPINKGYLEAFTRDWQPIEDLRLSAKDANEKKTMNTHLHIIEGYVNLYKVWKDEKLLYDIIELLETIEKHFINPETGHLHLFFDENWNEKPDVISYGHDIEAAWLLQQCAEISGNETLIANFKKYAIQIAEATKEGLDFDGGLWYEYDPEKKELIAEKHWWPQAEALIGFYNAYQLTDKEEYLDIVYKIWKFTKKHMIDHQNGEWFWGIYEDYSTMKKDKAGFWKCPYHNGRACLELINRIKD; this is encoded by the coding sequence GTGTCATTACAAAGAAAGCTTTTAAAATCGGAATTAACCGCAGAACTCAATTCCATTCTAAAATATTGGTCGAAGCGTTCTATTGACGACCAAAATGGAGGTTTTGTTGGTCAAATCGATTTTAACGATCATATTATTGTGAATGCAGAAAAAGGTTCGGTTTTAAACGCCCGAATTCTTTGGACATTCTCTGCCAGCTACACAACCACAAAAAACGAAAACCACAAAAAACTGGCAAAAAGAGCATTCGAATTTCTCGCGACTTATTTTTATGACACAAAATTTGGAGGTCTTTTTTGGAGTATAAATGAGGATAAAACTCCAAAAGACACCAAAAATCAAATTTATGCTTTAGCATTTGCTATTTATGGCTTGTCTGAATATTATGCTATTTCAAAAGAAGAACGAGCTTTAGAATTGGCTAAAAACTTATACGCCAAAATTCAAGAACACAGCTACGATCCTATAAATAAAGGCTACCTTGAAGCTTTTACCAGAGATTGGCAACCAATTGAAGATTTGCGTTTAAGTGCAAAAGATGCCAACGAAAAGAAAACCATGAACACGCATCTTCATATTATTGAGGGTTATGTGAATTTATATAAAGTCTGGAAAGACGAAAAACTGTTGTACGATATTATCGAATTATTAGAAACTATCGAAAAGCATTTTATCAATCCAGAAACAGGGCATTTACATTTGTTTTTTGATGAAAACTGGAATGAAAAGCCAGATGTGATTTCGTATGGACATGATATCGAAGCTGCTTGGCTTTTACAGCAATGTGCAGAAATTTCAGGAAATGAAACCTTAATTGCCAATTTTAAAAAATACGCCATTCAGATAGCCGAAGCCACTAAAGAAGGCCTTGACTTTGATGGTGGATTATGGTACGAATACGATCCTGAAAAAAAAGAATTAATTGCCGAAAAACATTGGTGGCCACAAGCAGAAGCATTAATTGGTTTCTACAATGCATATCAATTAACTGATAAAGAAGAATATCTAGACATTGTTTACAAAATCTGGAAATTCACAAAGAAACACATGATCGATCATCAAAACGGAGAATGGTTCTGGGGCATCTACGAGGATTATTCCACAATGAAAAAAGACAAAGCTGGATTTTGGAAATGCCCATATCATAACGGCCGCGCTTGCCTAGAGCTTATTAATCGAATTAAAGACTAA
- a CDS encoding MFS transporter: MHDKISLKEKIGYGLGDAASSMFWKIFSMYLLFFYTDVFGLAPAIVGTMFLITRIWDSCFDPIVGILADRTKSKWGKFRPYLLWVAIPFAVIGVLTFYTPDFDEKGKIIYAYVTYSLMMMIYSLINVPYASLLGVMSSDRKERNTLSSYRMLFAFGGSLLALWLIEPLVNYFGGNLNSKTGWLATIAVFGLITTIFFWACFLFTKERIKPIENEQNNLKEDLKDLLKNRPWWILLGAGIGALVFNSIRDGAAVYYFKYYVSSTINFDFSLFGTDFHMTPTSIYLVLGQAANIIGVIIATPIANKIGKKKTFFGAMTLVAILSLIFYVFGKEDVFLIMSFQVLISICAGCIFPLIWSMYADSADYSEWKQGRRATGLVFSASSMSQKFGWTIGGAGAGWLLGYYGFQANVEQTATAQNGIQLMLSILPAIAAAVSVAFIVFYPLSEEKLQIIEQDLNEKRNH; encoded by the coding sequence ATGCACGACAAAATTAGTTTAAAAGAAAAAATTGGTTACGGACTTGGAGACGCTGCTTCATCTATGTTTTGGAAAATTTTCAGCATGTATCTGTTATTTTTCTACACCGACGTTTTCGGATTAGCGCCTGCCATAGTAGGAACTATGTTTTTAATTACTAGAATCTGGGATTCTTGCTTTGACCCAATTGTTGGAATTCTAGCCGATAGAACCAAAAGCAAATGGGGAAAATTTAGACCTTATTTGCTTTGGGTAGCAATACCTTTTGCCGTGATTGGAGTTCTAACTTTTTACACTCCTGATTTTGACGAAAAAGGAAAAATCATCTATGCTTATGTGACATATTCCTTAATGATGATGATTTATTCTTTAATCAATGTTCCTTACGCATCACTTTTGGGCGTAATGTCTTCTGACAGAAAAGAAAGAAATACACTTTCTTCTTACCGAATGCTTTTTGCCTTTGGAGGAAGTCTTTTAGCGCTTTGGCTAATTGAGCCCTTAGTAAATTATTTCGGTGGAAATTTAAATTCAAAAACTGGTTGGCTGGCTACAATTGCCGTTTTCGGATTAATCACAACCATCTTTTTTTGGGCTTGTTTTTTATTCACTAAAGAAAGAATTAAGCCAATTGAAAATGAACAAAATAACTTAAAAGAAGATTTAAAAGATCTTCTAAAAAATAGACCTTGGTGGATTTTGCTTGGAGCAGGAATTGGCGCATTAGTTTTCAATTCTATTCGTGATGGTGCAGCAGTTTACTATTTCAAGTATTATGTAAGCAGTACTATAAACTTCGATTTTTCACTTTTCGGAACCGATTTCCATATGACTCCAACTTCAATTTATTTGGTTTTAGGACAAGCAGCAAACATCATTGGAGTAATCATTGCAACGCCAATTGCAAATAAAATTGGTAAGAAAAAAACTTTCTTCGGAGCGATGACTTTGGTCGCCATTTTAAGCCTGATTTTCTATGTATTCGGAAAAGAAGATGTTTTCCTAATCATGAGTTTCCAAGTTTTAATCAGTATTTGTGCCGGATGTATTTTCCCATTAATCTGGTCAATGTATGCAGACAGTGCCGATTATTCGGAATGGAAACAAGGACGTAGAGCAACAGGATTGGTTTTCTCAGCTTCGTCAATGTCACAAAAATTCGGATGGACAATTGGTGGCGCTGGAGCGGGATGGCTTTTAGGCTATTACGGTTTTCAAGCCAATGTCGAGCAAACAGCAACTGCTCAAAACGGAATTCAATTAATGCTCAGTATTCTACCCGCAATTGCGGCTGCAGTATCAGTAGCTTTCATAGTATTTTACCCTCTATCAGAAGAAAAATTACAGATTATAGAACAGGATTTAAACGAAAAGAGAAATCATTAA
- a CDS encoding glycoside hydrolase 5 family protein, whose protein sequence is MKNRFFKTLSLVLILTAIACNAQEKITVKGNQFYKGEKPYAYIGTNYWYGSMLASKKIGDRKRLLRELDLMKKNGIDNLRVLVGADGGKYDFTVRPALQYEQGKYDEDLLDGLDFLINEMGKRNMYAVLYLTNNWEWSGGMSQYLEWNGKGPVPVPNIPPNTWPQFMSYTEQFHSCEPCMEALNNHVKFIIGRTNSYSKKKYNEDNTIMAWQVGNEPRTFTPENEAKFTKWLNNIVDLIDSLDKNHLVSTGSEGKNSSNDSMEIFERTHQNPNIDYLTMHIWPKNWNWFKADNAEATMPVTIENAGKYIDDHIKVANNLKRPIIIEEFGLPRENENLNAGASSVYRDKFYSYIFGRVAESVKNNGPLRATNFWGYGGEGKAIHPDGKWNPGEPLTTDPPQEPQGLNSVFNGDKSTLEIVKKYNSELKK, encoded by the coding sequence ATGAAAAATAGATTTTTTAAAACCCTTTCGTTAGTCTTAATCTTAACAGCAATTGCATGTAATGCTCAAGAAAAAATCACCGTAAAAGGAAACCAATTTTACAAAGGCGAGAAACCCTATGCTTATATCGGAACCAATTATTGGTACGGAAGTATGTTGGCTTCTAAAAAAATAGGAGACCGAAAAAGGCTTTTACGCGAATTGGATTTAATGAAAAAAAACGGAATTGATAATTTACGTGTTTTAGTTGGTGCTGATGGCGGAAAATACGATTTTACGGTTCGCCCAGCATTGCAATACGAGCAAGGAAAATATGATGAAGATTTACTCGATGGCTTAGATTTCTTGATTAACGAAATGGGCAAACGAAATATGTACGCAGTTTTGTATTTAACGAATAACTGGGAATGGTCGGGCGGAATGTCGCAATATTTAGAATGGAATGGCAAAGGTCCAGTTCCAGTTCCAAATATTCCGCCAAATACTTGGCCTCAATTTATGTCGTATACAGAACAGTTTCACAGCTGCGAACCATGCATGGAAGCATTGAACAATCATGTAAAGTTTATTATCGGAAGAACAAATTCTTATTCTAAAAAGAAATACAACGAAGACAACACAATTATGGCGTGGCAGGTTGGAAACGAACCAAGAACTTTTACGCCAGAAAATGAAGCAAAATTCACGAAATGGCTCAATAATATTGTGGATTTAATTGATAGTCTAGACAAAAATCATTTGGTTTCTACAGGTTCTGAAGGAAAAAACAGTTCTAACGACAGCATGGAAATCTTCGAAAGAACACATCAAAATCCGAATATTGATTATTTAACCATGCACATTTGGCCTAAAAACTGGAATTGGTTTAAAGCTGATAATGCCGAAGCTACAATGCCTGTAACAATCGAAAATGCCGGAAAATATATTGACGACCACATTAAAGTAGCTAATAATCTGAAAAGACCAATTATTATTGAAGAATTTGGTCTTCCGAGAGAAAATGAAAATCTGAATGCTGGTGCTTCTTCTGTTTACAGAGATAAGTTTTACAGCTATATTTTTGGACGAGTTGCAGAAAGCGTTAAAAATAATGGCCCGTTAAGAGCGACAAATTTCTGGGGTTATGGCGGTGAAGGAAAAGCGATTCATCCAGACGGAAAATGGAATCCTGGCGAACCACTTACAACAGATCCTCCTCAAGAACCACAAGGTTTAAACTCTGTTTTTAATGGAGATAAATCGACATTAGAAATTGTCAAAAAATACAATTCAGAATTAAAGAAATAA
- a CDS encoding glycoside hydrolase family 26 protein, translating to MKTTFLKIAFLSLSILTIISCSSDNEDSGKVIVDPPMQDDPLTTSNAANYMVDAGATKETVALFYNLKRLAQTKTAIGQQDAFNSFYQDAGGDSDIKKNTGFDPAVLGSDFMFITDKNNNEQSNNWFYQQKQKIIADTKAAYAKGIINTFSWHLREPYNEDSFYTADMTSEQKSTAFRSILPGGANNEWYKKKLDKVASVVSNLKGSNGELIPIIFRPFHEFDGSWFWWGADFCTADEYKKAYQFTVDYLKNTKGVHNILYAFSPDNSYTTEANYLSRYPGDKYVDIIGMDNYGDFNNQGQTGSDRANTKLKILSDYAKTKVKIAALTETGYRVTSTTPSITDWFSSLLYNALTKNDIQISYVMFWNNNTDGYYVPNGSVSNTADFKTYSLKTKSALVNSLPKMYEMPK from the coding sequence ATGAAAACAACATTTCTTAAAATAGCATTTCTCAGCCTCTCGATTTTAACTATTATCAGCTGTTCTTCAGACAATGAAGACTCTGGCAAAGTAATTGTCGATCCGCCAATGCAAGACGATCCTTTAACGACATCAAATGCGGCAAATTATATGGTCGATGCCGGTGCTACAAAAGAAACTGTTGCTTTATTTTATAACTTAAAAAGACTAGCACAAACCAAAACAGCAATCGGTCAGCAAGATGCTTTCAATAGCTTTTATCAAGATGCTGGCGGAGATTCTGACATTAAAAAAAATACAGGTTTTGATCCAGCAGTTCTGGGTTCAGATTTTATGTTTATTACCGATAAAAACAATAACGAGCAAAGCAATAATTGGTTTTATCAGCAGAAACAAAAAATTATTGCCGATACAAAGGCCGCTTACGCGAAAGGAATAATCAATACTTTCAGTTGGCATTTGAGAGAACCTTACAACGAAGATTCTTTCTACACAGCCGATATGACTTCAGAGCAGAAATCGACCGCTTTTAGAAGCATTCTTCCTGGTGGGGCAAACAACGAATGGTACAAGAAAAAACTAGATAAAGTTGCCAGCGTGGTCTCAAACTTAAAAGGTTCAAATGGCGAATTGATTCCGATAATTTTTAGACCTTTTCATGAATTTGACGGAAGCTGGTTTTGGTGGGGCGCCGATTTTTGTACTGCCGATGAATATAAAAAAGCCTATCAGTTTACAGTTGATTATTTAAAAAACACAAAAGGCGTTCATAATATTTTATATGCTTTTTCTCCCGACAACTCTTACACAACTGAAGCCAATTACTTAAGCCGTTATCCAGGCGATAAATATGTTGATATTATCGGAATGGATAATTACGGAGACTTCAATAATCAAGGACAAACGGGATCTGACAGAGCAAATACAAAACTTAAAATTCTTTCTGATTACGCTAAAACGAAAGTAAAAATCGCCGCCTTAACCGAAACAGGTTATCGTGTAACTAGCACAACTCCATCCATTACCGACTGGTTTTCTTCACTTTTATACAACGCGTTAACCAAAAATGACATCCAGATAAGTTATGTAATGTTCTGGAACAATAATACTGATGGTTATTATGTTCCGAATGGTTCGGTTTCGAATACAGCAGATTTTAAAACTTATAGTTTGAAAACAAAATCAGCTTTGGTGAATTCTCTGCCAAAGATGTATGAAATGCCGAAATAA
- a CDS encoding glycosidase codes for MTTITSSATFQERKLALEKQHKTLLEQKNEPQQTVGNGIYERYKNPVVTAEHIPLNWRFDFNEESNPFLQERIGMNAAFNAGAMKWNGKYLMAVRVEGIDRKSFFAIAESPNGIDNFKFWDKPCVIPQTEEPDTNVYDMRLIHHEDGFVYGIFCTERKDPKAPKGDTSSAVANAGIVRSKDLVNWERLPDLISNTGQQRNVVLHPEFVNGKYALYTRPQDGFIDVGSGGGIGLGYVDDMANPVVKDEKIIFGKHYHTIYELKNGLGPAPIKTSKGWLHLAHGVRNTAAGLRYTLYMFMTDLNDISKVTHVPAGHFMGPEGIERIGDVSNVLFSNGWIEDQDGTVYIYYASSDTRMHVAVSSVDKLVDYVINTPSDTFISAGSVQTIIKQIEKNNAI; via the coding sequence ATGACAACAATAACATCTTCAGCCACTTTTCAAGAAAGAAAATTGGCATTAGAAAAACAACATAAAACTCTGCTTGAACAAAAAAACGAGCCTCAGCAAACTGTTGGAAACGGAATATACGAACGATATAAAAATCCAGTTGTTACAGCAGAACATATTCCGTTAAATTGGCGCTTCGATTTTAACGAAGAATCCAATCCGTTTTTACAGGAAAGAATCGGTATGAATGCGGCTTTCAACGCTGGAGCAATGAAATGGAATGGCAAATATTTAATGGCCGTTCGCGTAGAAGGAATTGACAGAAAATCGTTTTTTGCTATCGCAGAAAGTCCAAACGGAATCGATAATTTCAAGTTTTGGGATAAACCATGTGTGATTCCACAGACAGAAGAACCAGATACAAACGTATACGATATGCGCTTAATCCATCATGAAGACGGATTTGTTTATGGGATTTTCTGTACCGAAAGAAAAGACCCAAAAGCGCCAAAAGGAGATACAAGTTCGGCAGTAGCCAATGCAGGAATCGTTCGTTCTAAAGATTTGGTAAACTGGGAAAGACTTCCAGATTTAATTTCAAATACAGGACAACAGCGAAATGTAGTATTACATCCAGAATTTGTAAACGGAAAATATGCTTTATACACGCGTCCGCAAGATGGTTTTATCGATGTTGGATCAGGTGGCGGAATCGGTTTAGGATATGTTGACGATATGGCAAATCCTGTAGTAAAAGACGAAAAAATCATTTTTGGCAAACATTATCATACAATTTACGAATTAAAAAATGGTCTTGGCCCTGCTCCTATTAAAACTTCAAAAGGCTGGTTGCATTTAGCACACGGAGTTAGAAATACTGCCGCCGGCTTACGCTATACTTTGTATATGTTCATGACCGATTTAAATGATATTTCGAAAGTAACTCACGTTCCAGCTGGACATTTTATGGGACCTGAAGGAATTGAAAGAATTGGAGACGTTTCGAATGTTTTATTCTCTAACGGATGGATCGAAGACCAAGACGGAACAGTTTATATCTACTACGCTTCATCGGATACACGCATGCACGTAGCGGTTTCTTCTGTAGACAAACTTGTAGATTATGTAATAAATACTCCATCAGATACTTTTATTTCTGCAGGTTCTGTGCAAACCATTATTAAACAAATCGAAAAAAATAACGCAATTTAA